One stretch of Desulfomonile tiedjei DNA includes these proteins:
- a CDS encoding response regulator, with amino-acid sequence MKRRISVLIADDEIIIRRKVCMMLGDRFILDQAPTAQSVRERDLAKYDAVLLDIVFPDGNGIDLCREIKQKSPHFTVVISSSMESVDAWNQAFQAGADGYLEKRELLALDPRKIQLMIENLVERNELRQKNEETHRRQVELMAVLSHDVRAPFQALLGTIDLLRKSSIPVEAAQSVETLYGCAKDQLSFINSLLELLRLESGVTELRPLQIDLNLPVSQSVQGLKMLASAKGIALDVKLAAELPQVVGDIGKTCQLVGNLVSNAIKFTPRGGKVSIRTVAVRRNGVAGVEIVVADTGVGIVPSHQERIFQRFRRGRDRGTEGETGTGLGLSICKEIVQLHGGTLEVSSQVSKGSIFVVWFPAKTAIGPAASGGHVRETSEAQLTNRFTAC; translated from the coding sequence GTGAAAAGACGAATTTCGGTTCTCATAGCTGACGACGAAATAATAATCAGACGCAAAGTGTGCATGATGCTGGGGGACAGATTCATACTGGACCAGGCCCCCACCGCTCAATCAGTGCGGGAGCGCGATCTTGCCAAATACGACGCCGTGCTCCTGGATATAGTCTTCCCTGACGGCAATGGGATAGATCTCTGCCGCGAAATCAAACAAAAATCACCACACTTTACCGTAGTCATAAGCTCGTCTATGGAGAGCGTTGACGCATGGAATCAAGCCTTTCAGGCGGGTGCGGACGGTTATCTTGAGAAAAGGGAACTCCTGGCTCTGGATCCGCGTAAGATTCAACTGATGATAGAAAACCTCGTCGAACGCAACGAGCTGCGGCAGAAGAACGAAGAAACGCACCGACGCCAGGTGGAGCTGATGGCCGTTCTATCCCATGACGTTCGAGCGCCGTTTCAAGCCCTGCTTGGGACGATAGACCTGCTCCGCAAAAGTAGCATACCGGTCGAGGCCGCTCAGAGCGTGGAAACCCTCTATGGTTGCGCCAAGGATCAGTTGTCATTCATAAATTCGCTGCTGGAGCTACTTCGGCTCGAATCAGGCGTCACCGAGTTGCGTCCTTTGCAGATAGACCTGAATCTCCCGGTCAGCCAGTCAGTCCAGGGCCTGAAAATGCTTGCTTCGGCCAAGGGAATTGCGCTTGACGTGAAGCTTGCGGCTGAGCTTCCCCAAGTTGTGGGAGATATTGGAAAGACATGCCAACTTGTGGGCAATCTCGTGTCGAACGCCATAAAATTCACGCCCCGCGGCGGAAAGGTTTCCATACGGACAGTGGCTGTACGCAGAAACGGCGTTGCAGGAGTCGAAATCGTTGTCGCTGACACCGGCGTGGGCATAGTCCCGTCCCATCAGGAGAGGATCTTTCAACGTTTTCGGCGGGGCCGCGATCGTGGTACCGAAGGTGAGACCGGAACCGGGCTCGGTCTGTCCATCTGCAAAGAGATCGTTCAACTTCACGGAGGAACGCTGGAAGTTAGCAGTCAAGTCTCCAAAGGGAGCATTTTTGTGGTCTGGTTCCCGGCGAAGACCGCGATTGGTCCGGCTGCTTCCGGGGGGCACGTCCGAGAAACGTCCGAGGCGCAGTTGACGAACCGGTTTACCGCATGCTAA
- a CDS encoding HAMP domain-containing histidine kinase has protein sequence MLNKFIVQLEKRTSVNGLVHRFSNLFQPDSTGQPRFSDDAFSELLSFVDKGDASYQSVAVQAGVRWSASSQKVALRNTLVQRGFFTPSCLWAYKQMRGSADHLYEDFPAPEMGLMQILLLKESDPKQSVPFLIERFLTRRELPEELRTASRLCILRLLDSGISPDQLGSFRKRYPEVEVLQQWRPGIPGGQSRLHPVRDPGPIDFHQMVRSVHDIREFSSLTRTVYLLSLFYVPLAEKEWRSLWLSRTDQIFLQRLQLAGIVEQNDSGLMLATDSGKQSVVKKFLYESYALAKDSVRRNRAQRVREERERRVRTSELDRQALEMVPDGIICVDGPGFLYYMNPAAERMLNDNRQLKESLFGAGSLEDSLSLYSRDKVIARITAAIRQGDESTEIFGDRIIIKAGGKRFDVELGSQVVLVRDATDQHLIDEEIGRLYRHELKAALEVLGVGLDSVKQLVAEDRKEEATEFLGQVEEKRAELVSMLEERIDFIRLHSDAFQIRPTAINLNLVVDKCVCNYREAALGKGVTIKSNHLHTTAELVSGEESFLVRALDNIIRNAVKFSKKGGRIKVSLGHEGFEAFVRVEDNGPGIPPENLGKIFQLGFTTGGTGRGLYLARRIALAHNGRIELKSSGGQGACFTLRLPLLTES, from the coding sequence TTTCAACCCGATTCAACTGGGCAGCCCAGATTCTCAGACGACGCCTTTTCCGAGTTGCTGAGCTTTGTGGACAAGGGAGACGCCTCCTATCAGAGCGTCGCTGTGCAGGCCGGAGTAAGGTGGTCGGCATCGTCCCAGAAAGTGGCGTTGCGCAACACCCTTGTGCAGCGAGGCTTTTTTACGCCGTCTTGTCTGTGGGCCTACAAGCAGATGCGAGGCAGCGCCGATCACCTGTACGAGGATTTTCCTGCGCCCGAGATGGGGCTCATGCAAATCCTTCTTTTGAAGGAGTCGGACCCGAAACAATCTGTTCCGTTCCTCATAGAGAGGTTTTTGACCAGGCGGGAACTGCCGGAAGAGCTGAGAACCGCTTCGCGGCTTTGCATTCTGAGGCTGCTGGATTCCGGGATTTCTCCCGACCAGCTTGGATCTTTTCGAAAGCGCTATCCTGAGGTAGAGGTCCTGCAACAATGGCGTCCGGGCATTCCTGGCGGCCAGTCGCGGCTGCATCCGGTTCGCGACCCCGGCCCAATCGACTTCCACCAGATGGTGCGGTCTGTCCACGATATAAGAGAATTCTCTTCGCTGACCCGAACGGTTTACCTGCTGTCATTGTTTTATGTTCCTCTGGCAGAGAAGGAGTGGCGCTCCCTCTGGCTCAGCCGGACCGACCAGATCTTCCTGCAACGCCTCCAACTGGCAGGTATAGTAGAACAGAACGACAGTGGGCTAATGCTCGCCACTGACTCAGGCAAACAGTCGGTGGTGAAGAAGTTCTTATACGAATCTTATGCGCTTGCTAAGGACTCCGTTCGTCGTAATCGGGCCCAACGCGTTCGAGAGGAGAGGGAAAGGCGGGTCCGCACCAGTGAGCTGGACAGGCAGGCCCTTGAAATGGTCCCGGACGGAATCATCTGCGTGGACGGCCCCGGATTTTTGTACTATATGAACCCCGCCGCGGAACGCATGCTCAATGACAACAGACAGTTAAAGGAGAGCCTCTTCGGCGCGGGCTCCCTGGAGGATTCACTCAGTCTCTATTCCCGTGACAAAGTTATCGCGAGGATAACAGCGGCGATCAGACAGGGAGACGAATCTACCGAGATTTTCGGGGACCGGATAATAATCAAAGCAGGTGGAAAACGATTTGATGTCGAACTGGGGTCTCAGGTGGTTCTCGTGAGAGATGCCACGGATCAGCATCTCATTGACGAAGAAATTGGAAGACTCTACCGCCATGAGCTTAAGGCGGCTTTGGAAGTATTGGGAGTCGGTTTGGACAGTGTCAAACAGCTCGTGGCCGAGGACCGCAAGGAGGAGGCGACCGAATTCCTCGGGCAAGTAGAGGAGAAGCGCGCGGAACTCGTTTCCATGCTTGAGGAAAGGATTGACTTTATTCGCCTTCATTCAGACGCCTTCCAGATACGCCCCACTGCGATCAATCTAAACCTGGTGGTGGACAAATGCGTGTGCAACTACCGTGAAGCCGCCTTGGGCAAAGGCGTCACCATAAAATCGAATCATTTGCACACCACAGCGGAACTCGTCTCAGGGGAGGAGTCTTTTCTGGTGCGAGCATTGGATAACATTATCCGCAATGCCGTTAAATTCTCCAAAAAAGGGGGCCGCATAAAGGTCTCTCTGGGACATGAGGGGTTTGAGGCGTTTGTTCGCGTGGAAGACAACGGCCCCGGAATACCTCCGGAAAATCTGGGCAAAATTTTCCAGTTGGGGTTCACCACCGGAGGGACCGGGAGAGGCCTATACCTGGCTCGGAGAATCGCCCTAGCCCACAACGGTAGAATAGAACTAAAAAGCTCCGGCGGCCAGGGGGCTTGTTTCACTCTGCGATTGCCGTTGTTGACGGAGTCATAG